In Tachysurus fulvidraco isolate hzauxx_2018 chromosome 11, HZAU_PFXX_2.0, whole genome shotgun sequence, one DNA window encodes the following:
- the LOC113636476 gene encoding odorant receptor 131-2-like → MCTDECNSSQHLQLVQSASIRLNVSMAITQIFIWPFIYINILMLLTFSRKQAFRTETRYILFAHTLIVDLIFLMLTDIVVILSYSHVLMPMAFCVPFCMLMETLTTCTPLTITAMCVERYVAICMPLRHSSISTVSRTFTAIFIIWIIGSIKSFVDMFILVTTSSKEYLSQLTFCHYEIMMPENWHRLMRGVLYVIHFIIVLLVELFCYVMIVISARAASVDKKSAVKGLRTISLHMLQLTLCTTEIICPYIEALVMELDIQIYLSVRFFNFIMFTIIAKGVSPLVYGLRDETFYNTMLCYIRCRQSQVSFQVDSQSKNNKKQ, encoded by the coding sequence ATGTGTACAGATGAGTGCAACAGCAGTCAGCATTTACAACTTGTCCAGTCAGCATCAATAAGATTGAATGTATCAATGGCCATAACCCAAATCTTTATATGGCCATTCATTTATATCAACATCCTCATGCTTCTAACCTTCTCCAGAAAACAAGCCTTCAGGACTGAAACACGCTACATACTGTTCGCCCATACACTAATTGTGGACTTGATTTTTCTTATGCTGACAGATATTGTAGTAATTCTCTCATACAGTCATGTGCTGATGCCCATGGCATTCTGTGTCCCATTTTGTATGCTCATGGAGACACTTACAACATGCACACCACTAACTATCACTGCAATGTGTGTGGAACGTTACGTGGCCATTTGCATGCCTCTGAGACATAGTTCTATCTCTACTGTCAGCAGAACCTTTACAGCTATTTTTATCATTTGGATCATAGGTTCCATAAAGTCATTTGTGGATATGTTCATCCTTGTCACAACTTCCTCGAAAGAATATCTGTCTCAGCTCACCTTCTGTCATTATGAAATTATGATGCCAGAAAACTGGCACCGTTTAATGAGAGGTGTTTTATATgtcattcattttataataGTTTTACTTGTTGAGCTATTTTGCTATGTAATGATTGTGATCTCTGCCAGAGCAGCCTCTGTTGACAAGAAGTCAGCAGTCAAAGGACTTCGCACTATCTCATTGCATATGCTTCAGCTTACACTGTGTACAACTGAAATTATTTGTCCCTATATTGAAGCATTAGTCATGGAGCTAGATATTCAGATATATTTATCAGTTCGCTTTTTCAACTTCATAATGTTTACTATCATAGCTAAGGGAGTCAGTCCACTTGTATATGGGTTACGGgatgaaacattttataatacCATGCTGTGCTACATCAGATGTAGACAGAGTCAGGTTTCATTTCAAGTAGACTCCCAGTCAAAAAACAATAAGAAGCAATAA
- the diabloa gene encoding diablo, IAP-binding mitochondrial protein a, with protein MQAFGPCGVCVSRGLFQRRTDFLFTRSNMGAMRQAAACLHLFRATAGGNFIHRKPVQQLLRLPEVTHCPVVSISLGSGLCTVPFIQQADNLSHESLIRRASCLVTDSANTYLSQTTMALIDALTLYTKALHTLIALQKRYLASIGKFTPAEEDSIWQVIIGQRVEVGDRLDECKRFESNWVNAINICELSAEAAFNSGAEHASNALKSSMKAAQSKVEEMRKLQMAAQKSLAEMKAEEIQRMAEYASSINLQDLEDVPEAYLRED; from the exons ATGCAAGCTTTTGGGCCCtgcggagtgtgtgtgtctaggggACTATTTCAGAGGCGGACCGACTTCCTGTTTACGAGGTCTAACATGGGGGCGATGCGGCAAGCGGCAGcgtgtttacatttattcag AGCCACAGCTGGTGGGAACTTCATCCACAGAAAACCTGTACAGCAGCTTCTACGTCTCCCTGAAGTAACGCACTGTCCTGTTGTGTCCATCAGCTTGGGCAGTGGACTATGCACTGTTCCCTTCATTCAG cagGCAGACAATCTGTCACATGAGTCTCTGATTCGTCGGGCATCCTGCTTGGTCACAGACAGCGCCAATACCTACCTTTCCCAAACCACTATGGCTCTTATAGATGCCCTCACACTGTATACAaag GCTTTGCACACCCTCATCGCTCTTCAAAAGCGTTATTTGGCCTCAATTGGAAAATTCACTCCTGCTGAGGAAGACAGCATCTGGCAAGTGATCATTGGCCAACGAGTGGAG gtTGGAGACCGGCTGGATGAATGTAAACGCTTCGAGTCAAACTGGGTGAATGCTATCAACATCTGTGAGTTGTCAGCTGAGGCCGCCTTCAATTCAG GAGCAGAACATGCATCCAATGCATTAAAAAGCAGCATGAAGGCAGCACAGTCTAAGGTAGAAGAGATGAGGAAACTCCAAATGGCTGCACAGAAAAGTCTGgctgaaatgaaagctgaagAGATCCAGAGAATGGCTGAGTATGCATCAAGTATCAACTTGCAGGATTTGGAGGATGTTCCTGAAGCGTACCTCCGTGAAGACTGA
- the or95a1 gene encoding odorant receptor 129-1 — protein MQNLTESLDNATSNNSTSIIVKVCVVIPLFCVFLYCILLMLHTFASHRQFFDSSRYILFAYMLVNDTLQLLTSVLLFLFVMGNVKLAIIYCAPLLFVSVATFQNGPLILAAMSLERYVAIFYPLRRPISWRPERIWVIALSLWIISCIPPTVDFILMRPNVGWDVFTTPLVCKNGVLNNLPIQTLFKVAVNVLFFAAVAAIIFFTYIRILLETRKMRQDRASVTKALHTVVLHGFQLVLSMMVFTFPITETLIMLNIRWMLEHIQFFNYFCFVLLPRFLSPLIYGLRDESLRCYMKKAMPCCRARIGPLKISKYTGSHKIPK, from the coding sequence ATGCAAAATCTGACCGAATCCCTAGACAATGCCACATCCAACAACAGCACATCCATCAtagtaaaggtgtgtgtggtgatccCACtgttctgtgtctttctctacTGCATCCTGCTAATGCTGCatacatttgcctcacaccggCAATTCTTCGACAGCTCACGCTACATTCTGTTTGCCTACATGCTGGTTAATGACACGCTGCAGTTACTTACTTCTGTGCTGCTCTTTCTATTTGTCATGGGCAATGTGAAGTTGGCCATCATCTACTGTGCACCACTGCTCTTTGTCTCTGTTGCCACCTTTCAGAATGGCCCACTAATCTTAGCTGCCATGTCATTAGAACGTTATGTGGCGATCTTCTACCCGCTGCGCAGACCCATCTCCTGGAGGCCGGAAAGAATTTGGGTGATTGCTTTGAGTTTGTGGATCATCAGCTGTATCCCTCCTACGGTGGACTTCATCCTGATGCGCCCCAATGTGGGCTGGGATGTCTTCACCACCCCGCTGGTCTGCAAAAACGGGGTACTCAATAACTTGCCCATTCAGACTCTCTTCAAAGTGGCTGTGAATGTACTCTTCTTTGCTGCAGTGGctgctattattttttttacatacattcGAATCCTTTTGGAGACTCGAAAGATGCGTCAGGACCGGGCCTCTGTAACCAAAGCCCTACACACCGTGGTATTGCATGGATTCCAGTTGGTTCTCAGCATGATGGTCTTCACGTTCCCCATCACTGAAACCCTGATTATGTTGAACATCAGATGGATGCTGGAACATATTCAGTTTTTCAACTACTTCTGCTTTGTGTTGCTGCCACGCTTTCTCAGCCCACTCATTTATGGCCTCAGAGATGAGAGCCTGAGGTGCTACATGAAAAAAGCCATGCCTTGCTGTAGGGCTCGTATTGGGCCACTTAAAATTTCAAAATATACTGGGTCACATAAAATTCCAAAATAA